In Zobellia roscoffensis, the following are encoded in one genomic region:
- a CDS encoding RagB/SusD family nutrient uptake outer membrane protein produces the protein MKIIKQLKIVTIIAAIFLVTACELDGGESLNGASTSSISDDLSRGELPQALTGVLSDMRVGISTNTDVLSIVGREYYYFTSSDPRYEGDVVVGNLNNNTFYVTTPWGARYATIKNANLVLEGLDNTTSDLSDAEISATRGAINTLKAHELLMLSNNQHDNGIRVDVTDSESLGDFVDRAGALAGIADLLASAATDLSAGGDAFPFGIPSGFNDLRKTDAVTGDVMAVMPSDMLEFNRALLARVEAYRGNYPAVLAALEASFFELDGDLRKGVYHTFSLSGADLPNPLFIALDQEANVRVAHSSFLADAEAGDGRLSKVVERKENRDASGLVGTHDVAIYSSLTDNVPIVRNEELILLYAEANMATNPMEAVAALDILRVAAGLPAYSGATTAAALEDELLYNRRYSLFAEGHRWIDMRRFGKLAELPNDRATDNVPAAIPVPANENQ, from the coding sequence ATGAAAATTATAAAACAACTAAAAATAGTAACCATTATTGCGGCTATTTTTCTAGTAACAGCATGTGAGCTAGATGGTGGTGAAAGTTTAAATGGGGCAAGCACATCATCAATATCTGATGATTTGTCTAGGGGAGAGTTGCCTCAGGCACTAACAGGAGTACTTTCGGATATGCGTGTGGGTATTTCTACAAATACGGATGTGCTGAGTATTGTAGGTCGCGAGTATTATTACTTTACCTCTTCTGACCCAAGATATGAAGGAGATGTTGTGGTTGGAAACTTAAATAACAATACATTTTACGTAACCACTCCTTGGGGTGCTAGATATGCGACTATAAAGAATGCTAATTTGGTTTTGGAAGGTTTGGATAATACTACATCCGACCTTTCTGATGCGGAGATATCTGCCACTAGAGGAGCCATTAATACACTTAAAGCTCATGAGTTATTAATGTTGAGCAACAACCAACATGACAATGGTATTCGTGTTGATGTTACCGATTCTGAGAGCCTTGGAGATTTTGTAGACAGAGCGGGAGCGTTGGCGGGCATTGCTGATTTATTGGCCTCTGCCGCAACGGATTTAAGTGCAGGGGGAGATGCTTTTCCTTTCGGGATTCCATCTGGGTTCAACGATTTAAGAAAGACCGATGCTGTAACTGGCGATGTTATGGCGGTAATGCCTTCGGATATGTTGGAATTTAACCGTGCTTTGTTGGCTAGGGTAGAGGCTTATCGCGGCAATTACCCAGCAGTTTTGGCTGCTCTTGAGGCTTCGTTTTTTGAACTTGATGGAGATTTGAGAAAAGGGGTTTATCACACTTTTTCCCTGAGTGGTGCTGACCTTCCAAACCCTCTTTTTATTGCGTTAGACCAAGAAGCGAATGTTAGAGTAGCGCACTCTAGTTTTTTAGCTGATGCAGAAGCTGGAGACGGTAGATTGAGTAAAGTTGTGGAAAGAAAAGAAAATCGGGATGCTTCAGGTCTTGTGGGTACACATGATGTAGCTATTTATTCAAGCCTTACGGATAATGTGCCTATTGTTAGAAACGAGGAACTTATTTTATTATACGCTGAAGCTAATATGGCTACGAATCCTATGGAAGCGGTTGCGGCCTTGGATATTCTAAGAGTTGCTGCTGGGTTACCGGCTTATTCAGGGGCTACAACAGCCGCAGCATTAGAAGATGAATTGCTATATAATAGAAGATATTCATTGTTTGCCGAAGGTCACAGATGGATTGATATGAGAAGATTCGGTAAGCTAGCTGAATTGCCTAACGATAGAGCAACGGACAATGTTCCTGCGGCTATACCGGTACCTGCTAATGAGAATCAATAA
- a CDS encoding efflux RND transporter periplasmic adaptor subunit, with the protein MKKILYLATTALLFSACGEKEASVSDIISQGDLESIRAKKSELSEQQKSIEAELHKLDSVISTMSRDEKLPLVTTVTAKAAQFDHFLELQGNVKTKQNVLVYPEMSGTLQRVYVKEGQKVSAGQILATIDDGGMSSQLSQLKTQAALSKTTFERRERLWEQKIGSEIEYLSAKTNYEAAEDAIKQAESQLGKSTIRAPFSGIIDDVIKDQGTVVSPGPGSEVFRIVNLSDMYIEVDVPETYLDGIKVGKEAKVYFPVLGDTITTKVRQTGNFINPSNRAFTIEIPVPNKKGNIKPNLTAKVNINDYTSEDAIVIPQSIISENAEGDQYVFIAELDGGENEAILKKSIIQTGKTQGSQIEVLSGISDGDHIIEEGARSVKDGQKVQILNDETDEQ; encoded by the coding sequence ATGAAAAAAATACTATACTTAGCAACTACGGCTCTACTTTTTTCCGCTTGCGGCGAGAAGGAAGCATCTGTTAGCGACATCATTTCACAAGGAGATTTAGAAAGTATCCGTGCTAAAAAAAGTGAGCTTTCAGAACAACAAAAATCCATTGAAGCAGAACTACATAAGTTGGATTCTGTCATATCTACTATGAGCCGGGACGAAAAATTACCTTTAGTGACAACGGTAACGGCCAAGGCGGCACAGTTTGATCACTTTTTGGAACTTCAAGGAAATGTCAAAACAAAGCAGAATGTTCTTGTTTACCCAGAAATGTCAGGTACATTACAACGAGTTTATGTAAAAGAAGGCCAAAAAGTAAGTGCAGGTCAGATTCTTGCAACTATAGATGATGGCGGTATGAGCAGTCAGCTGTCTCAACTAAAAACTCAAGCCGCATTAAGCAAAACTACTTTTGAACGTAGAGAACGCCTGTGGGAACAAAAAATAGGCTCTGAAATAGAGTACTTATCCGCAAAAACCAATTATGAAGCTGCCGAAGATGCCATAAAGCAAGCAGAGAGCCAATTAGGAAAATCTACTATAAGAGCGCCTTTTTCAGGAATTATAGATGATGTAATCAAAGATCAAGGTACCGTTGTTTCACCTGGTCCTGGTTCGGAGGTTTTTCGTATTGTAAACCTCTCCGATATGTACATTGAGGTAGATGTTCCTGAAACCTATTTAGATGGTATTAAGGTTGGAAAAGAAGCTAAAGTATATTTTCCAGTACTAGGAGATACTATAACTACCAAAGTTAGACAGACCGGAAATTTCATTAACCCTAGCAATAGAGCCTTTACCATTGAAATTCCCGTTCCCAATAAAAAAGGAAATATAAAGCCCAACCTTACGGCAAAGGTGAACATTAACGATTATACAAGTGAGGATGCCATAGTTATTCCACAAAGTATTATATCAGAAAATGCAGAAGGAGACCAATATGTTTTTATTGCTGAATTAGACGGTGGTGAGAATGAAGCTATTCTGAAGAAAAGTATCATTCAAACCGGTAAAACGCAGGGTAGCCAGATTGAAGTACTATCAGGAATAAGTGATGGAGACCACATCATAGAAGAAGGTGCCAGAAGCGTTAAAGATGGCCAGAAGGTTCAAATTTTAAATGACGAGACCGATGAGCAGTAA
- a CDS encoding efflux RND transporter permease subunit, translating into MSSKQQKNASKEFSLSSWAIDNPSVIYVMIAIFLWLGLKSYFAMPREDFPEIIETKIYISTIYPGNTAEDVERLLTDPLEDRLKNVSNVVEVTSTSQEDYSIITVEFDEELTVEQAKQKIKDEVDSEKASEDWPTFNNAKVEPDVFDLNLSESFPIMNVNFTGDYPVEKLKEFAEYLQDEIEDLPEIKEVSIRGAQEKEVEIAVDVYKMMASKVSFQDIINAVGNGNSTMSAGNILSGGQRRTIRILGEVKDPKELNDFVVKSENGAVYLKDIAKVTFSEEEKTTFAREFGTSVVMLDIKKRSGKNMIEATTKVREIVKKEQEAYFPADLNITIANDSSGRTLNQVDDLVNNIIFGIILVVTVLMFFLGFRNALFVGFAIPMSMFMSFMILNNLGYTLNTMILFGMIMGLGMMVDNGIVVVENVYRLMSEGMSRTEAAKKGIGEIAFPIIISTLTTVAAFVPLGLWPGIFGQFMIYFPITLSVVLGSSLFVAIFMNSMLVSQFMEIGEKELTVKQLIRISAILCGFGLFILIFGGAMNGLGSVMILTAIMFWIYKYALKKWAISFQNGAMVRFENWYERRIAHSLRGKNVYWYFGITFLLLIGVFMAFKASLDSGRTKVEFFPDNKPNEIYAYIEYPQGTAIDKTNKLTKEIEARVFAVANQDKYTDGDFNYLVESAVSQVGEGAGNPQTDGGSAAEMPHRGKVTVSMREYKYRDGRDTEVLRGEIQEALTGIYPGVAISVEKEVNGPPAGYPINIELEGKDYTELINTAEDVRNFINSKNIAGIEELKIDVNKSKPSMQVVVDREKAGELGVSVGQVGLQLRRSLFGEKAGVYKLDGDDYDINVRFNEDIRYNKNALFNQNIIFRDPANGQIKEIPVSAVAKQRNSSGFSAIKHKDKKRVVTVYSQLKPGFSDAGAIVAEIQKEMDNFKALPEDVKIDFTGQIEEQNKQMQFLVGAFFSGLGLIMLILIFQFGGISKPLIIMIAIFLSFIGVFGGLIATGWSFVIMMTMMGIISLAGIVVNNGVVLLDYTQILIDRKKVELGLDDKDLISLEEVTEIITTGGKARLRPVILTAITTVLGLIPLAIGLNIDFFSLFSEFDPKIYMGGDNVVFWGPLAWTVIFGLIVATFLTLIIVPVLFNITYRIKIAVWGRKKERPGTAEKSLEASI; encoded by the coding sequence ATGAGCAGTAAACAGCAGAAAAACGCTAGTAAAGAGTTTAGCCTATCGTCCTGGGCTATAGACAACCCTTCCGTCATTTATGTCATGATTGCCATATTTTTATGGTTAGGGCTAAAATCGTATTTCGCGATGCCTCGTGAAGATTTTCCTGAGATTATAGAGACTAAAATCTACATCAGTACAATTTATCCAGGTAATACTGCGGAAGATGTAGAAAGACTACTTACGGACCCACTTGAAGATCGTTTAAAAAACGTAAGTAATGTAGTGGAAGTAACATCAACTTCACAAGAGGATTATTCAATTATTACTGTTGAGTTTGATGAGGAACTAACCGTTGAACAGGCTAAACAGAAAATAAAAGACGAAGTTGACAGCGAAAAGGCCAGCGAAGATTGGCCCACTTTCAACAATGCCAAAGTTGAACCTGATGTGTTTGACCTCAACCTTTCAGAATCGTTCCCTATTATGAACGTGAATTTCACAGGAGATTACCCTGTTGAAAAATTAAAGGAGTTTGCAGAATACCTACAAGATGAAATTGAAGACCTTCCGGAAATTAAAGAGGTAAGTATTCGTGGTGCTCAAGAAAAAGAGGTAGAGATTGCGGTAGATGTCTATAAGATGATGGCTTCCAAAGTGAGCTTTCAAGATATTATTAATGCCGTAGGCAATGGTAATTCTACCATGTCTGCGGGTAACATTCTATCCGGAGGTCAGCGGCGTACCATTCGCATATTAGGTGAGGTAAAAGACCCTAAAGAACTGAATGATTTTGTTGTTAAATCAGAAAACGGAGCGGTCTATTTAAAAGACATTGCCAAGGTTACTTTCTCCGAAGAAGAAAAAACCACTTTTGCCCGTGAATTTGGTACGAGTGTGGTCATGCTGGACATTAAAAAGCGTTCGGGAAAAAACATGATTGAAGCGACTACCAAAGTTAGGGAAATCGTAAAAAAGGAACAGGAAGCCTATTTCCCAGCAGATTTAAACATCACTATTGCTAATGATTCTTCGGGTAGAACCCTGAACCAGGTGGATGATCTCGTAAATAATATCATTTTTGGTATTATCCTGGTGGTTACGGTTCTTATGTTCTTTTTAGGATTTAGAAATGCCCTTTTTGTGGGCTTTGCCATTCCCATGTCCATGTTCATGTCATTTATGATATTGAACAATCTGGGCTACACACTTAATACCATGATTCTGTTTGGGATGATTATGGGTCTGGGTATGATGGTAGATAACGGTATTGTTGTTGTTGAGAATGTATACCGATTGATGAGTGAAGGAATGTCCCGTACCGAAGCAGCTAAAAAAGGTATTGGTGAAATTGCATTCCCAATTATCATTTCAACGCTCACTACAGTAGCGGCATTCGTGCCCTTAGGGTTATGGCCAGGCATTTTTGGGCAGTTCATGATTTACTTCCCCATTACCTTATCTGTAGTTCTTGGTTCATCGCTTTTTGTTGCAATTTTCATGAATTCTATGTTGGTTTCTCAGTTTATGGAAATTGGCGAAAAAGAACTAACCGTAAAGCAGTTAATTCGTATCAGTGCCATATTATGTGGTTTTGGGCTGTTTATTTTAATTTTTGGAGGAGCAATGAATGGCTTAGGGTCTGTAATGATTTTAACCGCTATCATGTTCTGGATATATAAATATGCTCTAAAAAAATGGGCCATTAGCTTCCAAAATGGTGCTATGGTTCGTTTTGAGAATTGGTATGAAAGACGAATTGCGCATTCACTTAGAGGTAAGAACGTGTATTGGTATTTTGGAATCACCTTCCTTTTATTAATTGGTGTTTTTATGGCTTTTAAAGCATCTTTGGATAGTGGCCGTACTAAAGTTGAGTTTTTCCCGGATAATAAACCTAATGAAATCTATGCCTATATTGAATATCCACAAGGAACAGCAATAGATAAGACCAATAAACTTACCAAAGAGATTGAAGCCAGGGTATTTGCCGTTGCCAATCAAGATAAGTACACAGATGGCGACTTTAATTATTTAGTAGAGTCTGCAGTCTCACAAGTTGGAGAAGGTGCAGGAAACCCTCAAACGGATGGTGGTTCTGCAGCAGAAATGCCACACCGTGGAAAAGTGACCGTATCTATGCGAGAGTATAAATATAGAGATGGGCGCGATACCGAAGTTCTTCGTGGAGAGATACAAGAAGCGCTTACCGGAATATACCCTGGTGTAGCCATTTCGGTAGAAAAAGAGGTCAACGGACCACCAGCTGGTTACCCTATTAATATAGAACTAGAGGGTAAAGACTATACTGAGTTGATCAACACCGCCGAAGACGTACGAAACTTCATTAATTCCAAAAATATTGCCGGTATTGAAGAACTGAAAATTGATGTAAACAAGAGCAAACCCTCAATGCAGGTTGTGGTTGACAGAGAGAAAGCTGGTGAACTTGGTGTTTCCGTAGGTCAAGTGGGACTACAATTAAGACGTTCGCTTTTCGGTGAAAAAGCAGGTGTATATAAGCTTGATGGAGATGATTACGACATCAACGTTCGTTTTAACGAAGATATTAGATATAACAAAAATGCCCTGTTCAATCAGAACATCATTTTTAGAGATCCCGCAAACGGCCAAATAAAGGAGATTCCTGTTTCGGCGGTAGCCAAACAACGAAATTCTTCAGGTTTTAGCGCCATCAAACACAAGGATAAGAAAAGAGTGGTAACCGTTTATTCTCAACTGAAACCTGGTTTTAGTGATGCGGGTGCAATTGTAGCGGAAATCCAAAAGGAGATGGATAACTTTAAAGCGCTTCCTGAGGATGTGAAAATCGACTTTACCGGTCAGATTGAAGAGCAAAACAAGCAAATGCAGTTCTTGGTAGGTGCATTCTTTTCTGGACTGGGATTAATTATGTTGATTTTGATTTTCCAATTCGGAGGTATTTCCAAGCCACTTATTATTATGATTGCTATCTTTTTAAGTTTTATAGGAGTATTTGGCGGATTGATTGCTACAGGATGGTCCTTTGTTATTATGATGACCATGATGGGTATTATTTCGCTTGCTGGTATTGTAGTGAACAATGGGGTGGTGCTATTGGATTATACACAGATTCTTATTGATCGAAAGAAAGTAGAATTGGGCCTAGATGATAAAGACCTCATTTCTCTGGAGGAAGTAACTGAAATTATCACTACGGGAGGAAAAGCTAGGTTACGCCCAGTAATTCTAACGGCTATTACCACGGTTCTAGGGCTAATTCCGTTGGCTATTGGTCTTAATATAGATTTCTTCTCTTTGTTCTCTGAGTTTGATCCAAAAATCTATATGGGAGGTGACAACGTTGTTTTCTGGGGACCATTAGCATGGACGGTTATTTTCGGATTGATTGTCGCAACTTTTTTAACTCTAATTATTGTACCGGTATTATTCAACATTACCTATAGAATAAAAATAGCGGTATGGGGAAGAAAAAAGGAACGACCAGGAACAGCTGAAAAAAGTTTAGAAGCATCTATTTAA
- a CDS encoding SusC/RagA family TonB-linked outer membrane protein: protein MKQTLLRKLYFLAFLTLPITVFAQGTITGNITDATDLPLPGASIVVKGTTNGTTSDFDGNYEISVDGFPVTLVFSSLGYASREAKVTSASSLNMVLEESAMGLEEVVVSGLATTVKRKNLANAVATVSAAELAGVTPPKTLDGALAGKFTGAVVSANSGAPGGGMSIKFRGITSINGNSQPLYIVDGVYVDNSSVASGGLNDVSGAAAGGSSSNQDNATNRIADLNPDDIANIEILKGASAAAIYGSRGAAGVVIITTKKGKSGKTKVSLSQGFGFNKVIRLQGQRDWSEALAEEQYGEGALYAAAASAGKLRDYEKEIFGEEGLISNTNVSVSGGGDKTTFYAGISNNDEDGIVKNTGYKKSSFRLNMEHKFNENIKLGLNTNYISSSADRGFFNNDNTGTTIGVALTNTRPWDFLEPDENGNYPDHPNNSSNPLQTRDLFTNNERVNRFILGGNLDVNIYRKDNSSLKFIARVGVDTYNMEAKVIFPKELQFQRPDQGGVNGVSGITNTNNKNANYSGFLVHNYFTDNDLSFNTQAGVTNEQFSRNTVSVVATDLIASETNLDQSANQKVNHTRLEQEDFGFFVQETINYQDKFIGAIGVRGDKSTNNSDINELFFYPKASLAINLNSFDFWSEDALVNRLKLRAAYGEAGTFARFGSLYTVYESTLIDGNVGIIVPPTQGNPDILPERQKELELGIDLGMFKNRLGLELTYYKKNVDDLLLLANTEPSSGFSTKWENAGELENNGIEVALNAAIIDKEDFTWDATLNWWTNVSEMVRMDVPAYDTGGFGTGLGTFRIEEGESVTQIVGTNLDGDVVQLGDAAPDFQTSLTNSLKYKNFALSFLWHWKKGGDNINLSKLLSDFGGTSADYDEISIDPNGTIPNGVYRVDNGIFAGNATPFVEDASYLRLRELGFYYTVPEKNIQQWFKGVVSGVKVGLSGNNLINIFDYNSYDPEVSNFGGTGLSSGVEVTPFPSSKRYMMHISVQF from the coding sequence ATGAAACAAACTTTACTGAGAAAGTTGTATTTCCTTGCGTTTTTGACTTTACCAATCACGGTATTTGCTCAAGGCACGATTACAGGAAACATAACAGACGCTACTGATTTGCCACTTCCAGGTGCGAGTATAGTAGTAAAAGGAACAACAAACGGAACAACATCTGATTTTGACGGTAACTATGAGATTTCTGTAGATGGTTTTCCGGTTACACTAGTATTTTCTTCATTGGGTTATGCCTCAAGAGAAGCTAAAGTAACAAGTGCTTCTTCATTAAATATGGTTCTTGAAGAATCGGCAATGGGGTTGGAAGAAGTTGTAGTCTCTGGTTTAGCAACCACGGTGAAAAGAAAAAACTTAGCTAATGCGGTGGCAACAGTTTCTGCTGCAGAGCTTGCTGGGGTAACACCGCCAAAAACTTTAGACGGTGCTTTAGCGGGTAAATTTACTGGTGCTGTAGTAAGTGCTAATTCTGGTGCGCCGGGTGGTGGTATGTCTATAAAGTTTAGAGGTATTACTTCCATTAATGGAAATTCACAGCCACTTTATATTGTGGATGGTGTTTATGTTGATAACAGTAGTGTAGCCTCTGGAGGTCTTAATGATGTTTCTGGTGCCGCTGCGGGAGGTAGTTCTTCTAATCAAGATAATGCTACTAATAGAATTGCAGATTTGAACCCGGATGATATTGCAAATATAGAAATACTTAAAGGTGCTTCTGCTGCTGCAATTTATGGTTCTAGAGGTGCTGCAGGGGTTGTTATAATTACGACCAAAAAGGGTAAATCTGGTAAAACAAAGGTGAGTTTGTCTCAAGGTTTTGGTTTCAATAAAGTTATTAGACTACAGGGCCAACGAGATTGGTCGGAAGCATTGGCAGAAGAACAATATGGTGAAGGCGCACTTTATGCTGCTGCTGCATCAGCTGGGAAGCTTAGAGATTATGAGAAAGAAATATTTGGTGAAGAAGGTCTTATTTCTAATACTAATGTTAGCGTCTCAGGTGGTGGAGACAAAACAACTTTTTATGCGGGTATTTCAAATAATGATGAGGATGGGATTGTTAAAAATACCGGCTATAAAAAGAGCTCGTTTAGATTAAACATGGAGCATAAGTTTAATGAAAATATTAAACTAGGGCTTAACACCAATTATATAAGTTCTTCTGCGGATAGAGGGTTTTTTAATAATGATAACACGGGTACAACCATTGGTGTAGCGCTGACAAATACACGTCCTTGGGATTTTCTTGAGCCTGATGAAAACGGGAACTATCCCGATCACCCAAACAACTCATCTAATCCATTGCAAACAAGAGATTTGTTTACGAATAATGAGCGCGTAAATAGATTTATCTTAGGAGGTAATCTGGATGTAAATATTTATAGAAAAGATAACTCAAGCCTTAAATTTATTGCAAGAGTAGGTGTAGATACTTATAATATGGAAGCTAAGGTAATTTTTCCAAAAGAGCTTCAGTTCCAGCGTCCAGACCAAGGAGGCGTAAATGGGGTGTCAGGTATTACAAATACGAATAATAAGAATGCTAACTATTCAGGATTTTTAGTACATAACTATTTCACGGATAACGACTTGTCCTTTAACACACAAGCGGGTGTTACCAACGAACAGTTTTCCAGAAATACGGTAAGCGTTGTTGCTACTGATTTAATTGCATCAGAAACTAATCTGGATCAAAGTGCTAATCAAAAGGTAAACCATACAAGATTAGAGCAAGAAGATTTTGGATTTTTTGTGCAAGAAACTATTAATTACCAAGATAAATTTATTGGAGCCATTGGTGTACGTGGAGATAAGTCTACGAACAATTCAGATATTAATGAATTGTTCTTTTATCCAAAGGCGTCTTTGGCGATTAACTTAAATAGTTTTGATTTTTGGAGTGAGGATGCGTTAGTAAATCGTTTGAAGCTTAGGGCGGCTTATGGTGAGGCTGGTACTTTTGCTAGATTTGGTTCGCTGTATACGGTTTATGAGAGTACTTTAATAGATGGTAATGTTGGTATAATTGTACCACCTACACAGGGTAATCCTGATATTTTACCTGAAAGACAGAAGGAATTGGAATTAGGTATTGATTTAGGAATGTTCAAAAACCGTTTAGGTTTAGAGTTAACCTATTATAAAAAGAATGTTGATGACTTGTTGCTTTTGGCCAATACAGAGCCTTCTTCTGGTTTTTCTACAAAATGGGAAAATGCAGGTGAATTAGAGAATAATGGTATTGAAGTTGCTTTAAATGCAGCAATTATTGATAAAGAAGATTTTACATGGGATGCAACCTTAAACTGGTGGACCAATGTATCCGAAATGGTCCGTATGGATGTTCCTGCTTATGATACTGGTGGGTTCGGTACAGGATTAGGTACATTTAGAATTGAAGAAGGCGAGAGTGTAACTCAAATTGTAGGTACTAATTTAGATGGAGACGTAGTACAATTAGGAGACGCCGCACCGGACTTTCAAACATCGCTTACCAATAGTTTAAAGTATAAAAACTTTGCTCTATCGTTTTTATGGCACTGGAAAAAAGGAGGGGATAATATCAACCTATCCAAATTGTTATCTGATTTTGGAGGAACTAGTGCTGATTATGATGAAATTTCAATTGATCCAAATGGAACAATCCCCAATGGGGTTTATCGTGTGGACAATGGTATTTTCGCAGGTAACGCTACTCCGTTTGTTGAGGATGCATCTTATCTTAGATTACGTGAACTAGGGTTCTATTATACCGTGCCGGAAAAGAATATTCAACAATGGTTTAAAGGGGTTGTTTCTGGAGTAAAAGTTGGCCTTTCGGGTAACAACCTAATCAATATTTTTGATTACAATAGTTATGACCCAGAGGTGTCAAACTTTGGAGGTACGGGTCTTTCTTCTGGTGTAGAGGTAACACCGTTTCCTTCATCTAAGAGGTACATGATGCATATATCCGTGCAATTTTAA
- the aspS gene encoding aspartate--tRNA ligase: MYRSHTCGELRESHIETKVTLSGWVQKTRDKGFVVWVDLRDRYGITQLVFDEDRTSSKLLEQARHLGREFVVQVTGEVIERSSKNPNLATGNIEVLVDEVVILNESKTPPFTIENETDGGEDLRMKYRYLDIRRNPVKNNLIFRSKVSMEVRKYLSDQNFIEVETPYLIKSTPEGARDFVVPSRMNEGQFYALPQSPQTFKQLLMVGGMDKYFQIVKCFRDEDLRADRQPEFTQIDCEMAFVEQEDILDAFEGLTKHLLKEIKGVEISAFPRITYDDAMRIYGNDKPDIRFGMEFGELNAVAQHKEFGVFNSAELVVGIAVPGGASYTRKELDALVNWVKRPQVGAKGMVYAKYNEDGSFKSTVDKFYDQEDLAKWAEATEAKPGDLICVLSGDANKTRAQLSALRMELAERLGLRKADEFAPLWVIDFPLLELDEETGNYHAMHHPFTSPKPGQLELLETDPGAVRANAYDLVLNGNEIGGGSIRIHDKEVQSVMFKHLGFTPEEAQEQFGFLMDAFQYGAPPHGGIAFGLDRLVSILGGQETIRDFIAFPKNNSGRDVMIDAPAAIDQEQLRELNLKLDIKA; the protein is encoded by the coding sequence ATGTACAGAAGCCATACTTGCGGAGAATTACGTGAATCGCACATCGAAACAAAAGTAACCCTATCCGGATGGGTACAAAAAACCCGTGATAAAGGTTTTGTGGTCTGGGTAGACCTTCGTGATCGCTATGGTATTACCCAATTAGTTTTTGATGAAGACCGTACCTCTTCAAAATTATTAGAACAGGCAAGACATTTAGGTAGAGAATTTGTTGTGCAAGTAACGGGAGAAGTCATTGAAAGGTCTTCAAAAAACCCAAATCTTGCTACTGGAAACATTGAAGTTTTAGTAGACGAAGTCGTTATTTTAAACGAATCCAAAACACCTCCTTTTACCATTGAAAATGAAACAGACGGTGGTGAAGACCTTAGAATGAAATATCGGTATTTAGATATTCGTAGAAACCCAGTAAAGAACAATCTTATTTTTAGAAGTAAGGTTTCCATGGAAGTACGAAAGTATCTTAGTGACCAAAATTTTATCGAAGTTGAAACTCCGTATCTTATAAAATCTACTCCCGAAGGAGCTCGTGATTTTGTTGTACCGAGCCGTATGAATGAAGGTCAGTTCTACGCTTTACCACAATCTCCACAAACTTTTAAGCAATTGCTTATGGTTGGTGGTATGGATAAATACTTTCAGATTGTAAAATGCTTCCGTGATGAAGACCTAAGAGCGGACAGACAACCAGAGTTCACCCAGATTGACTGTGAGATGGCTTTTGTGGAACAGGAAGATATTCTTGATGCTTTTGAAGGTCTTACCAAACATTTACTAAAAGAAATAAAAGGTGTTGAAATATCTGCTTTCCCTAGGATCACTTATGATGATGCCATGCGTATCTACGGAAACGACAAACCGGATATTCGTTTCGGGATGGAATTTGGCGAACTTAATGCAGTAGCCCAGCATAAAGAATTTGGTGTCTTCAACTCCGCAGAATTGGTAGTTGGTATCGCGGTTCCTGGTGGAGCAAGTTATACGCGTAAGGAATTAGATGCCTTAGTAAATTGGGTGAAAAGACCTCAAGTTGGTGCTAAAGGAATGGTCTATGCAAAATACAATGAAGACGGAAGTTTTAAATCTACCGTGGACAAATTTTACGATCAAGAAGACCTAGCCAAATGGGCAGAAGCTACAGAGGCCAAACCCGGAGATTTAATTTGTGTGCTTTCCGGTGATGCCAACAAGACCAGAGCTCAATTGAGTGCGCTTAGAATGGAACTTGCCGAAAGACTAGGTTTAAGAAAAGCAGATGAATTCGCTCCGTTATGGGTAATTGATTTTCCTTTGTTGGAACTTGATGAAGAAACCGGGAACTATCATGCCATGCACCACCCATTTACCTCTCCAAAACCAGGTCAATTAGAATTACTGGAAACCGACCCGGGAGCTGTACGTGCCAATGCCTATGATTTGGTATTGAACGGTAACGAAATAGGGGGCGGTTCTATTCGTATTCACGATAAAGAGGTACAGAGCGTAATGTTCAAGCACCTAGGATTTACTCCCGAAGAAGCACAAGAACAATTTGGCTTTCTTATGGATGCTTTTCAATATGGAGCACCACCACATGGCGGCATAGCTTTTGGTTTAGACCGATTGGTATCTATTCTTGGTGGTCAAGAAACGATTAGGGACTTTATTGCCTTCCCAAAGAACAACAGTGGACGCGATGTTATGATAGATGCACCTGCAGCCATTGACCAAGAACAACTTAGAGAACTAAATCTAAAACTGGATATTAAAGCTTAG